The following proteins are co-located in the Desulfobacterales bacterium genome:
- a CDS encoding PadR family transcriptional regulator, giving the protein MIRDLELAFIKIHILYHADREAVFGVGLMEELARHGYEISPGTLYPILAKMESGGFLTCETRTVARKQRKYYRITPEGRKLLNRMREKIKELYQEVIEQ; this is encoded by the coding sequence ATGATCCGGGATCTGGAACTGGCGTTTATCAAGATCCATATTCTCTATCATGCAGACAGGGAGGCGGTTTTCGGCGTCGGGCTGATGGAGGAGCTTGCCCGCCACGGGTATGAAATCAGCCCGGGAACCCTCTATCCCATCCTGGCCAAGATGGAATCCGGCGGATTTTTGACCTGCGAAACCCGCACGGTCGCCCGCAAACAGCGGAAGTATTACCGGATCACACCCGAGGGCAGAAAACTTTTAAACCGCATGCGGGAAAAAATCAAAGAGCTTTACCAGGAGGTCATAGAACAATGA
- a CDS encoding TSUP family transporter: MIYLVVCGAALFVSGLTLYSGFGLGTLLMPVFAIFFPVHVAVAATAVVHGANNIFKVLVVGRHADRELVLRFGIPAIVAAFAGAAALGYVSGFDALATYSIGTKTAVITPVKLVMGILVLVFAMFELLPLLRGLRIDRRHLLWGGLLSGFFGGLSGHQGALRSAFLLKTGVSTEAFVGTNAFIGFMVDMARIIAYGFLFLAAGAASPIGAEQWPLIAAGTGAAFVGVIIGKRWMHKVTMTTVQTIAGVLLLGISVCLMAGIV; encoded by the coding sequence ATGATTTATCTTGTGGTTTGCGGGGCGGCCCTCTTTGTGTCCGGGCTGACCCTTTATTCGGGTTTCGGTCTGGGCACCCTGCTGATGCCGGTGTTTGCCATCTTTTTCCCCGTGCATGTGGCAGTGGCGGCAACAGCGGTGGTGCACGGGGCCAACAATATTTTCAAGGTCCTGGTCGTTGGCAGACACGCGGACCGGGAGCTTGTGCTGCGCTTCGGCATTCCCGCGATCGTGGCCGCATTTGCCGGAGCCGCCGCCCTTGGATATGTATCGGGCTTTGACGCCCTGGCTACTTATTCCATCGGCACAAAAACCGCCGTGATCACACCGGTAAAGCTGGTGATGGGGATTCTGGTGCTGGTTTTTGCCATGTTTGAATTGCTTCCCCTTTTGCGGGGTCTGCGCATCGACCGCCGGCACCTTTTGTGGGGCGGTCTGCTGTCCGGCTTTTTCGGGGGCCTGTCCGGCCACCAGGGGGCCCTGCGATCGGCCTTCCTGCTAAAGACAGGGGTCTCCACCGAGGCGTTTGTGGGCACCAATGCCTTTATCGGCTTTATGGTGGACATGGCCCGGATTATTGCCTATGGTTTTTTGTTTTTGGCTGCAGGTGCCGCAAGTCCCATCGGCGCAGAACAATGGCCCCTGATCGCCGCTGGAACCGGGGCCGCATTTGTCGGGGTGATCATCGGCAAGCGCTGGATGCACAAGGTCACCATGACGACAGTTCAGACGATCGCAGGCGTTTTGCTGCTGGGCATTTCCGTCTGCCTGATGGCGGGCATTGTCTGA
- a CDS encoding carboxymuconolactone decarboxylase family protein, producing the protein MPEKKMPKNYQVMESEHPRLMKAVSELGQAARAEGPLDEKTVELVQMAASAALRLEGAVHSHTRRALKAGASREEIHHALVVLTSTMGFPSVAAAMSWARDITD; encoded by the coding sequence ATGCCTGAAAAAAAAATGCCCAAAAACTACCAGGTAATGGAGTCTGAACACCCCAGGCTGATGAAGGCGGTTTCCGAACTCGGGCAGGCGGCCCGTGCGGAAGGCCCTCTGGACGAAAAAACGGTGGAACTGGTCCAGATGGCTGCTTCCGCCGCCCTCAGGCTTGAAGGGGCCGTGCACAGCCATACCCGCCGGGCCCTCAAAGCCGGGGCGAGCCGGGAGGAGATCCATCACGCCCTGGTGGTGCTGACTTCCACCATGGGGTTTCCCTCGGTTGCTGCGGCCATGAGCTGGGCGCGGGATATAACGGATTAG
- a CDS encoding DNA-binding protein, whose protein sequence is MNEAETQNTIVIYQGSDKPVEVWLDPQRETVWLSQRQMAEIFDTSTDNIGLHLKNIYNIGELEESVTTEESSVVRS, encoded by the coding sequence ATGAATGAAGCCGAAACCCAAAATACTATCGTTATCTATCAAGGTTCAGATAAACCGGTTGAGGTTTGGCTTGATCCGCAGCGAGAAACCGTATGGCTCAGCCAACGCCAGATGGCTGAGATCTTTGACACCTCCACCGATAATATCGGGCTACACCTCAAAAATATTTATAATATTGGGGAGTTGGAAGAATCGGTAACTACCGAGGAATCCTCGGTAGTTCGTTCATAA
- a CDS encoding aldo/keto reductase — protein MEINSIPAVHFGATGQMVTRVGLGGEGVLRTTGKTEPAHRVIRSALTEGITYYDSARVYSDSELYYGGIWEHDPQERRRIFQTSKSAERDKNGARKDLEETLQRLNVDYLDLWQIHDVRTPEELSVISGPGGALEAFLEAKEEGKIRFIGVTGHHDPDVLARAVKELPVDSVMLPVNPVEEVLGGFLTRTLPAATDKGIAVIGMKIFGGGHYIAPHLGVTPELLLRYALSKPITVAIVGCSNESEVQTLAAAARMEAPLDKSERRKLIAPFKEDARRIAFYRGVI, from the coding sequence GAGCCACCGGGCAGATGGTCACCCGTGTGGGATTAGGCGGCGAAGGGGTTTTGAGAACCACCGGAAAAACCGAACCCGCCCATCGGGTCATCCGTTCGGCGCTCACCGAAGGCATCACCTATTATGACAGCGCACGCGTTTATTCGGACAGCGAGCTTTATTACGGCGGGATATGGGAACATGACCCGCAGGAAAGGCGCCGTATTTTTCAAACCAGCAAATCGGCAGAAAGGGACAAAAACGGGGCGCGCAAAGACCTCGAGGAAACCCTGCAGCGGCTTAACGTCGATTATCTGGACCTCTGGCAGATCCATGACGTTCGAACCCCTGAGGAACTCTCCGTGATATCCGGCCCCGGCGGGGCGCTTGAGGCCTTTTTGGAGGCGAAAGAAGAAGGCAAAATACGGTTTATCGGGGTTACCGGACACCATGACCCCGACGTTCTTGCCCGGGCGGTTAAAGAATTGCCCGTGGATTCGGTCATGCTTCCGGTCAATCCCGTCGAGGAAGTTCTGGGCGGTTTTCTGACCCGAACGCTTCCGGCGGCGACAGATAAGGGAATCGCTGTCATCGGCATGAAAATTTTCGGGGGCGGGCATTACATCGCGCCGCATCTCGGAGTGACCCCGGAATTGCTGTTGCGTTATGCCTTAAGTAAACCGATAACCGTTGCGATCGTCGGCTGTTCAAACGAATCCGAAGTGCAAACCCTTGCCGCCGCCGCTCGCATGGAAGCGCCGCTGGATAAGTCCGAAAGACGGAAGCTTATTGCGCCCTTTAAGGAGGATGCCCGGCGGATAGCGTTTTACCGCGGGGTTATTTAG